One genomic segment of [Phormidium] sp. ETS-05 includes these proteins:
- a CDS encoding A24 family peptidase has translation MDSIFAVGASIIIFALGASIGSFINVVVYRVPAKLSILWPPSRCPQCLHQLGKTENVPVFGWLWLRGRCRHCHSPISPRYPLVEATTGFLFLLISLTPGTTVEIVGNMAFFSWLLALSLIDFDTMTLPSALTKSGLVVGLAFQAAAGLLPEWRSDLGATSVMGGIVGAVVGIWLLDIIRWLGSAVFQKEAMGDGDPKLAAMMGAWLGWQHLLLGCFLACAAGAFIGGGAIALGLQSRQKPFPFGPFLALGAAIASLWGEPIVQAYLNLFFPLR, from the coding sequence ATGGATTCTATATTCGCCGTGGGAGCCTCGATTATAATTTTTGCCTTGGGTGCTTCCATTGGCAGCTTTATTAATGTGGTCGTCTATCGGGTGCCTGCCAAATTATCCATCCTCTGGCCGCCATCCCGCTGTCCCCAATGTTTGCACCAACTAGGTAAAACCGAAAACGTGCCAGTTTTCGGCTGGTTGTGGCTGCGGGGGCGCTGTCGGCACTGTCACAGCCCCATTTCCCCTCGTTATCCCCTGGTGGAAGCTACAACAGGATTTTTATTCCTGCTGATATCACTCACCCCTGGGACTACGGTGGAAATTGTGGGCAATATGGCATTTTTTAGCTGGCTCCTAGCTTTATCATTAATCGATTTTGACACGATGACCCTGCCTTCTGCCCTCACTAAGTCAGGACTGGTGGTGGGGTTAGCATTTCAGGCGGCGGCAGGTTTGCTCCCGGAGTGGCGATCGGACTTGGGCGCTACATCTGTGATGGGGGGAATAGTTGGCGCGGTGGTGGGGATATGGCTACTGGATATCATCCGGTGGTTAGGTTCGGCGGTGTTTCAGAAAGAAGCGATGGGAGACGGCGACCCCAAACTGGCAGCGATGATGGGCGCCTGGTTGGGTTGGCAACACCTATTATTAGGCTGCTTTCTCGCCTGTGCGGCGGGGGCCTTCATTGGTGGTGGCGCGATCGCTCTGGGACTGCAGAGCCGCCAAAAACCCTTCCCCTTCGGACCATTTCTTGCCCTCGGTGCCGCGATCGCATCCCTTTGGGGCGAGCCGATCGTCCAAGCCTATCTGAATTTATTTTTCCCCCTCCGCTAG
- a CDS encoding SulP family inorganic anion transporter gives MRLFNKINFRNVQGDIFGGVTAAIVSLPMALAFGVASGAGPVAGLYGAVCVGFFAALFGGTATLISEPTGPMTVVMTAIVTTLTAANPENGMAMAFTVVMLAGLFQILFGFFKLGKYITLMPYTVISGFMSGIGLIMIILQIGPFLGQKSGAGVIGTLQKLPEFIANIDIIETGLAAMTVAIIFAMPSKYKRIVPPQLVALIAGTVISLWVFPNADIRRIGEIPMGLPTLQMPVFSVDQLRVMLVNGVVLGMLGCIDTLLTSVIADSLTRTHHDSDKELIGQGIGNLISGLCGGLPGAGATMGTVVNIQAGAKTALSGLTRATILLVVVLWAAGLTQNIPMAVLAGIALKVGIDIIDWDFLKRAHVVSLKGAAIMYGVILLTVFVDLIVAVGVGVFVANILTIQRLSDIQAKDVKAITDADDEILLNSEEKELLKKAEGRILLFYLSGPMVFGVSKAIAREQAAIVNYKALVLDLSDVPLLGVTSSLVIESAIKDACDQGRHVFIVGAAGQTKHRLEKLNVLAILPPQNLLGSRAEALRQALSLIKHNEYLRYGSNGASNGNGTKGKIIPLKS, from the coding sequence ATGAGACTCTTTAATAAGATAAATTTTCGCAATGTTCAGGGAGACATATTTGGTGGGGTCACAGCCGCGATCGTCTCCCTGCCAATGGCTCTGGCTTTCGGTGTAGCCTCCGGTGCCGGTCCAGTGGCTGGACTTTACGGCGCCGTATGTGTGGGCTTTTTTGCTGCCCTGTTTGGCGGCACAGCCACCCTGATATCCGAACCCACCGGACCGATGACCGTGGTAATGACCGCGATCGTTACCACTCTCACCGCTGCCAACCCCGAAAACGGCATGGCAATGGCCTTTACCGTAGTAATGTTGGCGGGACTGTTCCAAATCCTCTTTGGCTTCTTCAAGCTAGGCAAATACATCACCCTCATGCCCTACACCGTGATTTCCGGGTTTATGTCCGGCATCGGGCTGATTATGATTATCCTGCAAATCGGGCCATTTCTGGGACAGAAAAGCGGTGCAGGCGTCATCGGCACCCTGCAAAAATTGCCCGAATTTATCGCCAATATCGATATCATCGAAACTGGCTTAGCCGCTATGACCGTGGCGATTATTTTCGCCATGCCATCAAAATATAAACGCATCGTGCCGCCGCAACTGGTGGCTTTAATTGCCGGTACAGTAATCTCTCTGTGGGTGTTTCCTAATGCCGATATCCGCCGCATCGGTGAAATCCCGATGGGTTTGCCCACATTGCAAATGCCAGTTTTCTCCGTGGACCAGCTCCGAGTGATGCTCGTGAATGGGGTGGTTCTGGGAATGCTGGGCTGCATCGACACCCTGCTGACTTCCGTGATTGCTGACAGCCTAACCCGCACCCACCATGACTCGGACAAAGAATTAATCGGTCAAGGTATTGGTAACTTAATTTCCGGCTTGTGTGGCGGTCTCCCAGGAGCCGGTGCCACAATGGGAACCGTGGTCAACATCCAAGCCGGAGCGAAAACCGCTTTATCTGGTTTAACTCGTGCCACGATTTTGCTGGTAGTGGTTTTGTGGGCGGCTGGTTTAACCCAAAATATCCCGATGGCGGTGTTGGCGGGGATTGCCCTGAAAGTGGGGATAGATATTATCGATTGGGATTTCCTCAAACGGGCTCACGTGGTTTCCCTCAAGGGAGCTGCCATCATGTACGGGGTGATTTTGCTGACGGTGTTCGTGGATTTGATTGTGGCGGTTGGTGTGGGTGTATTTGTGGCGAATATTCTCACGATTCAGCGCCTGAGCGATATTCAAGCTAAGGATGTGAAAGCGATCACTGATGCTGATGATGAGATTTTGCTCAATTCGGAAGAGAAAGAGTTGCTCAAGAAAGCTGAAGGGCGGATCCTGCTGTTCTACCTGAGCGGTCCGATGGTGTTTGGGGTGTCGAAAGCGATCGCCCGGGAGCAAGCCGCGATCGTCAATTACAAAGCCTTGGTTTTGGACCTCAGCGACGTACCCCTATTAGGTGTCACCTCCTCCTTAGTGATTGAAAGCGCCATCAAAGATGCTTGCGACCAAGGACGCCACGTGTTTATCGTCGGTGCAGCGGGTCAAACCAAACACCGGTTAGAAAAATTGAACGTCTTGGCCATTTTGCCCCCACAAAACCTCCTCGGTTCTCGCGCCGAGGCCCTGCGCCAAGCTCTCAGTTTGATTAAGCACAATGAATATCTCAGGTATGGCAGCAATGGTGCTAGTAATGGTAATGGCACCAAGGGCAAAATCATTCCCCTGAAATCCTAG
- a CDS encoding PspA/IM30 family protein, whose translation MKKVIYWLVGEKAGRTIIGTWNWLWGMPVESGGKVAVQTAEEALRDMQASVQKLSEAVAIQVGAYQKAKQKYQAKAEEMQRLERQAITAQKLGNQEAARMAISKVIQIEQLLPQLETQVQQAETYVKASQEKLQRERLKLEAYKADMQNMKDITEINEALATMAKVNSDLNIDSARSQFEAAKSAVERRHLQQQALADLSENPAEKLQADLEKMTLDDAVSQRLKMLESSTEQSN comes from the coding sequence ATGAAAAAAGTGATCTACTGGTTAGTGGGAGAGAAAGCCGGACGCACCATCATCGGCACCTGGAACTGGTTGTGGGGAATGCCCGTAGAATCCGGCGGCAAAGTCGCCGTACAAACCGCAGAAGAAGCCCTGCGAGATATGCAGGCATCGGTACAAAAGCTGTCGGAAGCCGTAGCCATCCAAGTGGGAGCATATCAAAAAGCGAAACAAAAATACCAAGCCAAAGCCGAAGAAATGCAGAGACTAGAGCGCCAAGCCATCACCGCTCAAAAACTGGGCAACCAAGAAGCAGCGCGCATGGCCATATCTAAAGTAATTCAAATCGAGCAACTCCTGCCCCAACTAGAAACCCAGGTCCAACAGGCCGAAACTTATGTCAAAGCCTCCCAAGAAAAGCTGCAGCGGGAACGTCTCAAACTGGAAGCATATAAAGCCGATATGCAGAATATGAAAGACATCACCGAAATTAACGAGGCACTGGCCACAATGGCCAAAGTCAACAGCGACCTGAATATCGATTCGGCTCGGTCTCAGTTTGAAGCTGCCAAAAGCGCCGTAGAGCGGCGGCACCTCCAACAACAAGCCCTCGCCGACCTCTCGGAAAACCCCGCCGAAAAGCTGCAAGCAGACTTAGAAAAAATGACCTTAGATGACGCCGTTTCCCAGCGGCTGAAAATGTTAGAATCAAGCACAGAGCAAAGCAACTAA
- a CDS encoding FAD-dependent hydroxylase, with protein MLQSVSRPSSEVNRALPAEVNMTCDVAIVGGGVAGATLAAALKNTGMKVALVELQPQAVAAAKTQVYAISLLSAQIFADIGVWEQIRPHITPFKKIRLSDADYPGVVEFYPEDLGRTEELGYVAEHGALIKPLQDFLNASGNITWFCPAEVVKVEYESDGVILQVRDAANGDGEAVYHRIRSQLLVAADGSKSPIRSAAGIPTDGWKYWQSCITTKIKPEKPHNNIAYEKFWPSGPFAILPLTGNRCNVVWTAPHAEAQALAVLDDAAFLQELKRRYGDQMGELELLGPRFVWSVQLMQSRHYVKDRLALVGDAAHCCHPVGGQGLNLGIRDAAALAQVLKNAYRKNADMGSKQVLQEYERWRQWENLTILGFTDFLDRMFSHNFWPLVAVRRLGLWGLRSIFPLKQFALRLMTGQTGRRPVG; from the coding sequence ATGCTTCAATCTGTTTCCCGACCATCATCAGAGGTAAATCGTGCCCTGCCCGCAGAAGTAAATATGACCTGTGACGTGGCGATCGTGGGTGGCGGTGTTGCTGGGGCTACCCTGGCGGCGGCTTTAAAAAATACAGGCATGAAAGTGGCCCTGGTGGAATTACAACCCCAGGCGGTGGCAGCGGCAAAAACCCAAGTTTATGCCATTTCCCTACTATCGGCGCAGATATTTGCGGATATCGGGGTGTGGGAGCAAATCCGCCCTCATATCACCCCATTTAAAAAAATCCGCCTTTCTGATGCGGACTATCCAGGGGTGGTGGAATTCTACCCCGAAGATTTGGGCAGGACAGAAGAATTGGGTTATGTGGCGGAACATGGGGCGTTAATTAAGCCGCTGCAGGATTTTTTAAACGCCTCTGGTAACATCACTTGGTTTTGTCCGGCGGAAGTGGTGAAAGTGGAATATGAAAGTGATGGGGTGATTTTACAGGTTAGAGATGCGGCCAATGGTGATGGGGAAGCTGTTTACCATCGCATCCGTTCTCAGTTATTGGTAGCTGCGGACGGGTCAAAGTCTCCCATCCGTAGCGCTGCTGGGATTCCTACTGACGGCTGGAAATATTGGCAGTCCTGCATCACGACTAAAATCAAACCGGAAAAACCCCACAATAATATTGCTTATGAAAAATTCTGGCCATCTGGACCATTTGCGATTCTGCCTTTAACTGGGAATCGGTGTAATGTGGTCTGGACTGCTCCCCACGCTGAGGCTCAAGCTCTGGCGGTTTTGGATGATGCGGCTTTTCTCCAAGAGCTGAAACGGCGTTACGGCGACCAAATGGGGGAGCTGGAATTGCTTGGGCCTCGTTTTGTCTGGTCGGTGCAGTTGATGCAAAGCCGCCACTATGTGAAAGACCGGTTGGCTCTGGTGGGTGATGCGGCTCATTGCTGTCATCCGGTGGGGGGGCAGGGTCTGAATTTGGGCATCCGGGATGCGGCGGCTCTGGCGCAAGTGTTGAAAAATGCGTACCGGAAGAATGCCGATATGGGCTCAAAGCAAGTTCTGCAGGAATATGAACGCTGGCGACAGTGGGAAAATTTGACGATTTTGGGGTTTACTGATTTTCTCGATCGGATGTTTTCTCACAACTTTTGGCCATTGGTGGCAGTCAGGCGTTTAGGGTTGTGGGGACTACGATCGATTTTCCCCCTCAAGCAGTTTGCCCTGCGGTTGATGACCGGCCAAACTGGCAGGCGACCAGTGGGGTAA
- a CDS encoding cation:proton antiporter, whose translation MENFLTFLPDTPLVPFTILLVVILTVPPIFERMKLPGLVGLLVAGVILGDHGLQIMTADDEMMKLFAEIGKIYLMFVAGLEIDLAQFKKHKNRSLGFGLATFIIPLITGTLVGRLFGLGWNGSVLTGSLFASHTILAYPIVNRLGVVNNQAVTVTIGATIFTDTASLLVLAICVSIHGGDFSASSLVIQLLALAMYVAAVLWGLDWAGKEYFQRTGDEESNQFLFVLIALLMAAVGAQIINVDKIVGAFLAGLAVNDVVGRGPVQEKVEFVGATMFIPFFFVGMGLILDIPAFVETLFSHFSLTLAVVAGLIGSKFLAALVVKWLYRYSRDELFTMWSLSMPQVAATLAAALVGYQVGLLPESFFNTVIVLMIVTSIIGPVITARFASRLPIPKAEIASQTAVSVWEEPMADSEGFTVLVPVNNPLTQRYLMEMGAMVAQHQHGKIAVLTVTPAHVHMDSQELDLALKLRKQLLGRALQISSEQMVEAYPIVRIDNNIAEGISRTAREQNASLIVMGWGETGSLRARLFGSLVDDVFWSSHCPVAVIRLLDAPANIRRILVPVKNLSSPALRTVLFAQMFAAANGGTCTFLHVSDPKTPAPQVQEFESELAKILSESKFNSTSEITTVRDDNPAEIIVTAAPSYDLVILRSTRRRTAGGLAISDVTTECLGKLRSGLILLGEPHS comes from the coding sequence ATGGAAAATTTCCTCACATTTCTGCCCGACACACCCCTAGTCCCCTTTACAATTCTGTTAGTAGTTATTTTGACCGTGCCCCCCATATTCGAGCGGATGAAATTACCCGGTTTAGTGGGATTGCTAGTAGCTGGGGTTATCCTAGGAGATCATGGATTGCAGATTATGACTGCCGATGATGAAATGATGAAACTATTTGCAGAAATCGGCAAAATTTATCTCATGTTCGTAGCTGGATTAGAAATAGATTTAGCTCAATTCAAAAAACACAAAAATCGTTCGCTAGGATTTGGACTTGCTACATTTATCATTCCTTTAATTACCGGAACATTGGTGGGAAGACTTTTTGGGTTAGGATGGAATGGATCAGTGTTAACAGGTTCTTTATTCGCTTCCCACACAATTTTAGCATATCCAATTGTTAACCGCTTGGGTGTAGTCAACAACCAAGCAGTAACAGTCACCATAGGCGCCACCATTTTTACCGACACCGCCTCCTTATTAGTTTTAGCCATATGTGTATCAATTCATGGGGGAGATTTTTCTGCCAGCAGTTTGGTCATCCAACTATTGGCATTAGCTATGTATGTGGCGGCAGTTTTATGGGGATTAGACTGGGCAGGCAAAGAGTATTTTCAGCGCACCGGCGATGAAGAAAGCAATCAATTCTTATTCGTATTAATTGCCTTACTTATGGCAGCCGTAGGAGCGCAAATCATCAATGTAGATAAGATTGTGGGAGCCTTTTTAGCCGGATTAGCCGTTAATGATGTGGTGGGGCGCGGCCCTGTACAAGAAAAAGTGGAGTTTGTCGGGGCGACAATGTTTATCCCATTTTTCTTCGTGGGCATGGGATTAATCCTGGATATTCCGGCTTTTGTGGAAACATTATTTTCGCATTTTTCCCTGACTCTGGCGGTGGTGGCGGGGTTGATTGGCAGTAAATTTCTGGCCGCATTAGTGGTGAAGTGGCTTTATCGCTACTCTCGCGATGAACTGTTTACCATGTGGTCTTTATCTATGCCCCAAGTGGCTGCAACTTTAGCAGCGGCTTTGGTTGGTTATCAAGTGGGATTATTGCCAGAGTCTTTCTTCAATACGGTAATTGTGCTGATGATAGTGACTTCTATCATCGGTCCAGTGATTACTGCAAGGTTCGCCAGCAGGTTGCCCATACCAAAAGCCGAAATAGCCAGTCAAACGGCAGTTAGTGTTTGGGAAGAGCCAATGGCAGACTCCGAGGGTTTTACCGTATTGGTGCCAGTAAATAACCCTCTGACTCAGCGGTATTTGATGGAGATGGGGGCGATGGTGGCGCAACACCAACATGGGAAGATTGCGGTTTTAACCGTCACCCCCGCTCACGTCCATATGGACTCTCAAGAACTTGATTTGGCGCTGAAACTGAGAAAGCAGCTATTGGGGCGGGCTTTGCAAATCAGCTCTGAGCAGATGGTAGAGGCATATCCCATTGTCAGAATTGACAACAATATCGCTGAGGGGATCAGCCGCACCGCCCGAGAGCAAAATGCCAGTTTAATTGTCATGGGTTGGGGTGAAACCGGGAGTTTGCGCGCCCGGTTATTCGGCAGTCTGGTAGATGATGTCTTTTGGTCTTCCCACTGTCCTGTAGCAGTGATTCGCTTACTAGATGCACCAGCCAATATTCGCCGCATATTAGTGCCCGTGAAAAATTTAAGCTCCCCAGCCTTACGCACCGTGCTGTTTGCCCAAATGTTTGCGGCTGCTAATGGTGGAACTTGCACGTTTTTGCACGTGTCCGACCCCAAAACTCCGGCTCCCCAAGTCCAGGAGTTCGAGTCAGAATTAGCCAAAATTCTCTCAGAGTCAAAATTTAACTCCACTTCAGAAATCACTACTGTCCGCGATGACAACCCGGCGGAAATCATTGTCACCGCCGCCCCATCTTACGATTTGGTGATTTTACGCTCTACTCGTCGCCGCACCGCTGGGGGTTTAGCCATTAGTGACGTAACCACCGAATGTCTGGGTAAATTACGATCGGGGCTGATCCTACTGGGAGAGCCTCACTCTTAG